From Carya illinoinensis cultivar Pawnee chromosome 5, C.illinoinensisPawnee_v1, whole genome shotgun sequence, one genomic window encodes:
- the LOC122311963 gene encoding protein MICRORCHIDIA 7-like: MDSVVKQEVPECNHPLPSLNDRLPELLSNNMIDSSSSGSSDIDDPNDAALPCDLLAPAWPLVKFEEPLPVTEASPVSAIYPVNMVVDGREAISPVVGGCKQFWKAGDYDISEGGDAALTTSVGMDHVRVHPKFLHSNATSHKWALGAFAELLDNSLDEVCNGATYVLVDVLGNEKDGTKMLLIEDNGGGMTPDKMRQCMSLGYSVKSKIANTIGQYGNGFKTSTMRLGADVIVFSRCLGSDGQSLTQSIGMLSYTFLRGTRKEDIVVPMIDYEHRGQQWNKMIRFSQNDWNRNLATIVQWSPYESEEDLLKQFDFLNHHGTRIIIYNLWDDDGGSLELDLDTDQHDIQLKGNNRDEKSIQMAKRYPNSRHFLTYRHSLRSYASILYLRLPSNFRIILRGEDVQHHSIVNDMMLSQKITYKPQYNPEIMPGASNMVADVTIGFVKDAKYHIDVQGFNVYHKNRLIKPFWRVWNAAGSDGRGVIGVLEANFVEPAHDKQGFERTVVLSRLEQRLLLMQKNFWSTNCQEIGYAPRRRPDKEALESKRRKSTSGTNKRSRPRDRAIEGGVLREASLPSGSKVAAINEVRHVTPDSNSDIVIKLDEDDNESGKRLMKLQVTELLSNLQQEREKCKALEIQLQEKQQQIEELDKEQVALVDMISEERGRRDALEEKLRKSLKDASTTIDFLLDKVNRLEQGRKD, encoded by the exons ATGGACTCTGTCGTCAAGCAAGAAGTCCCCGAATGTAATCATCCCCTCCCGAGCCTAAATGATCGACTTCCGGAACTTCTCTCAAATAATATGATTGACAGTAGTTCAAGCGGTTCTTCCGATATCGACGACCCCAACGACGCAGCGTTACCGTGTGATTTACTTGCCCCTGCTTGGCCGCtcgtgaagtttgaggagcCTTTGCCTGTGACAGAGGCTTCGCCGGTGTCGGCGATTTATCCCGTTAATATGGTGGTGGATGGTAGGGAAGCAATAAGTCCAGTTGTTGGCGGCTGTAAGCAGTTTTGGAAAGCCGGGGATTATGATATCAGTGAAGGTGGCGATGCAGCTTTGACTACTTCTG TGGGCATGGATCACGTCAGGGTCCATCCTAAGTTTCTGCATTCAAATGCGACCAGCCATAAATGGGCTCTGGGAG CTTTTGCGGAGCTCCTAGATAATTCTCTAGACGAg GTCTGTAATGGAGCTACATACGTTCTCGTAGATGTGCTGGGAAACGAGAAAGATGGTACTAAAATGTTGCTAATAGAAG ATAATGGTGGCGGAATGACTCCTGATAAAATGAGGCAGTGCATGTCTCTGGGCTATtctgtaaaaagtaaaattgcCAACACCATTGGTCAAT aTGGAAATGGGTTTAAAACGAGTACAATGAGGCTAGGAGCAGATGTTATTGTGTTTTCACGCTGTCTAGGAAGTGATGGACAAAG CCTCACACAAAGCATTGGAATGCTATCCTACACATTTCTGAGGGGTACTAGAAAGGAAGATATTGTGGTCCCCATG ATTGATTACGAGCATAGAGGACAACAGTGGAACAAGATGATACGATTTTCACAAAATGACTGGAATAGGAATTTAGCAACTATAGTGCAGTGGTCACCTTATGAAAGTGAAGAAGATCTTCTTAAGCAG TTCGATTTCCTGAATCATCATGGTACGCGTATAATAATATACAATCTTTGGGATGATGATGGAGGAAGTCTGGAACTTGATTTAGACACTGATCAACAT GATATTCAACTTAAAGGAAACAACCGAGATGAAAAGAGCATACAAATGGCAAAAAGATATCCCAACTCTAGGCACTTCTTAACTTATCGACATTCACTAAGG AGTTACGCATCAATTCTTTATCTCAGACTTCCTTCTAACTTCAGAATTATTCTGCGTGGGGAAGATGTTCAACATCATAGCATAGTGAATGACATGATGTTATCACAGAAGATAACATACAAACCTCAGTATAATCCAGAGATAATGCCAGGAGCTTCAAAT ATGGTTGCTGATGTGACTATTGGATTTGTAAAAGATGCAAAATATCATATTGATGTTCAGGGTTTCAATGTTTATCACAAGAACAGATTAATCAag CCATTCTGGAGGGTTTGGAATGCTGCCGGGAGTGATGGTCGAGGAGTTATTG GTGTATTGGAAGCTAATTTTGTTGAACCAGCTCATGACAAACAGGGCTTCGAGCGCACGGTTGTGCTTTCAAGACTCGAGCAACGATTGCTGTTGATGCAAAAGAATTTCTG GTCTACAAACTGCCAGGAAATCGGTTATGCTCCAAGACGACGTCCAGATAAAGAAGCCTTGGAATCTAAGAGAAGGAAGTCCACTTCAGGCACAAATAAAAGATCCCGACCCCGAGATCGTGCAATTGAAGGTGGAGTTTTGCGTGAAGCATCACTACCTTCAGGTTCAAAGGTAGCTGCCATAAACGAAGTTCGACACGTAACCCCTGACAGTAATTCAGACATTGTAATCAAGTTGGACGAAGATGATAACGAATCTGGCAAAAG ATTGATGAAACTACAGGTGACCGAGTTGCTATCCAATTTACAACAGGAAAGAGAGAAGTGTAAAGCACTTGAAATTCAA CTTCAAGAGAAACAACAACAAATAGAGGAGCTGGATAAAGAGCAAGTAGCTCTGGTTGATATGATCTCTGAAGAAAGGGGCCGCCGAGATGCACTGGAGGAGAAATTGAGGAAAAGTTTGAAG GATGCATCCACGACCATTGATTTCCTGCTTGACAAGGTAAATCGGTTGGAACAAGGCAGGAAGGATTAA